The following are from one region of the Chromobacterium phragmitis genome:
- the ubiG gene encoding bifunctional 2-polyprenyl-6-hydroxyphenol methylase/3-demethylubiquinol 3-O-methyltransferase UbiG gives MSNVDELEIDKFSQLAHKWWDKDSEFKPLHEINPLRLDFIDRHAAIAGKKVLDVGCGGGILAESMALKGAQVTGIDLAKKSLKVAQLHSLESGVPIDYRCVPVEELAAEMPASFDVVTCMEMLEHVPDPESVVRACATLVKPGGWVFFSTLNRNAKAYLLAVVGAEYVLNMLPRGTHEYARFLKPSELSRMARHAGLGLQTLRGMGYNPITRIYSLNDDTDVNYLMATRRAV, from the coding sequence ATGAGCAACGTAGACGAACTCGAAATCGACAAATTCAGCCAACTGGCGCACAAGTGGTGGGACAAGGACAGCGAATTCAAACCGCTGCATGAAATCAACCCCTTGCGTCTTGACTTCATCGACCGCCACGCGGCCATCGCCGGCAAAAAAGTGCTGGACGTGGGCTGCGGTGGCGGCATCCTGGCGGAAAGCATGGCGCTGAAAGGCGCCCAGGTGACCGGCATCGATCTGGCGAAAAAGTCGCTGAAGGTGGCGCAACTCCACAGCCTGGAATCCGGCGTCCCCATCGACTACCGCTGCGTACCGGTGGAAGAGCTGGCTGCCGAAATGCCGGCCAGCTTTGACGTGGTCACCTGCATGGAAATGCTGGAGCACGTGCCGGATCCGGAAAGCGTGGTGCGCGCCTGCGCCACGCTGGTGAAACCCGGCGGCTGGGTATTCTTCTCCACGCTGAACCGCAACGCCAAGGCTTATCTCTTGGCTGTGGTGGGCGCCGAGTACGTGCTCAACATGCTGCCGCGCGGCACCCACGAGTACGCGCGCTTCCTCAAGCCGTCCGAGCTGAGCCGCATGGCTCGCCACGCCGGCCTCGGCCTGCAGACGCTGCGCGGCATGGGCTACAACCCGATCACCCGCATCTACTCGCTGAACGACGATACCGACGTCAACTACCTGATGGCGACCCGCCGCGCCGTCTGA
- a CDS encoding TRZ/ATZ family hydrolase has protein sequence MPQSRYEKIISARWIITVETDGEVLENHAVAIRGGKIAAILPAADAAALEADERLELPDHVLMPGLINLHGHSAMSLLRGLADDKVLMDWLTNYIWPTEGKHVRDDFVFDGSLLAMGEMIRGGTTTINDMYFYNAAMARAGLASGMRTFVGCSILEFPTNYASTADDYIAKGMAERSQFLGEELITFTLAPHAPYTVSDDTFRKVVTLAEQEDMLIHCHIHETAEEVNNSVKERGMRPLARLQQLGLLSPRLVAAHMVHLNDAEIELVAKHGLSTAHNPASNMKLASGIAPVSKLLDAGVAVGIGTDGAASNNKLDMLAETRLAALLAKVGTLDPTSVPAAAAIRMATLNGARALGIADKVGSVKEGKDADLIAIDLAALETAPAFDPISHVVYAAGREQVSHVWVKGRALMRDRKLATLDESNLKARADDWRNRILAK, from the coding sequence ATGCCGCAGTCCCGTTATGAAAAGATTATCTCAGCCCGCTGGATCATTACCGTGGAAACGGACGGCGAAGTCCTGGAAAACCACGCCGTCGCCATCCGCGGCGGCAAGATCGCCGCCATTCTCCCCGCCGCGGACGCGGCCGCGCTGGAAGCCGACGAAAGGCTGGAGCTGCCCGACCACGTGCTGATGCCGGGTCTGATCAACCTGCATGGCCATTCTGCGATGTCGCTGCTGCGCGGCCTGGCCGACGACAAGGTGCTGATGGACTGGCTGACCAATTACATCTGGCCCACCGAAGGCAAGCACGTGCGCGACGATTTCGTGTTCGACGGTTCGCTGCTGGCGATGGGCGAGATGATCCGCGGCGGCACCACCACCATCAACGACATGTATTTCTACAATGCCGCGATGGCGCGCGCCGGCCTCGCTTCCGGCATGCGCACCTTCGTCGGCTGCTCCATCCTGGAATTCCCGACCAATTACGCGTCCACCGCCGACGACTATATCGCCAAGGGCATGGCCGAACGCAGCCAGTTCCTGGGCGAAGAGCTGATCACCTTCACCTTGGCGCCGCACGCGCCCTACACCGTGTCGGACGACACCTTCCGCAAGGTTGTGACGCTGGCCGAGCAGGAGGACATGCTGATCCACTGCCACATCCACGAAACCGCCGAGGAAGTGAACAACAGCGTCAAGGAGCGCGGCATGCGCCCGCTGGCCCGCCTGCAGCAGCTGGGCCTGCTGTCGCCGCGCCTGGTGGCCGCGCACATGGTGCATCTGAACGACGCCGAAATCGAGCTGGTGGCCAAGCATGGCCTGTCCACCGCCCACAATCCGGCCTCCAACATGAAGCTGGCCTCCGGCATCGCGCCGGTCAGCAAGCTGCTGGACGCCGGCGTGGCCGTGGGCATCGGCACCGACGGCGCCGCCTCCAACAACAAGCTGGACATGCTTGCCGAAACCCGCCTGGCCGCTCTGCTGGCCAAGGTGGGCACCTTGGACCCGACTTCGGTGCCGGCGGCCGCGGCCATCCGCATGGCCACGCTGAACGGCGCCCGCGCGCTGGGCATCGCCGACAAGGTCGGCTCGGTGAAGGAAGGCAAGGACGCCGACCTGATCGCCATCGATCTGGCCGCTCTGGAAACCGCGCCGGCATTCGACCCGATCTCGCATGTGGTGTACGCTGCCGGTCGCGAGCAGGTCAGCCACGTTTGGGTCAAGGGCCGCGCGCTGATGCGCGACCGCAAGCTGGCCACGCTGGACGAAAGCAACCTGAAGGCCCGCGCCGACGACTGGCGCAACCGCATCCTGGCAAAGTGA
- a CDS encoding EAL domain-containing protein, giving the protein MAQQADDKSTASSGLNLRDVFLIAVILGLLIPASIISYLSFNIQKDNLTTQLETDQRRLLDIVALGMQEPLWNLSRQAGNPLIASVMEDPRVISIRVTDTQSNQVFLSAVRSERRIGSVSYVEKPVIYRGEAIGQVTMEFDNENLAIALSNQVKNILMILAAQLVLSIMLIMSILHSRFLSPMKLLTEQARLLAELKLDSPFEWSRRDELGRLGTHLEWTRSELKRLVDELRAKTLALEADIARRREVEDALRRSENKYRELFWSNLDGIVISSLDGQVIDANPAFLNLMCYSLDQLKQQNFWSLVAEESEGLERFNLDNKVLRFGYCDEFEATYLNRFDNQVPVSVKTVAMRDAFGRINAVWRMVRDISEKRAAEERVQLAAKVFENTVEGIMITDADRRIRSVNRAFTEITGYSQHEVLGQKTSILSSGRHEQPFYDQMWQAIAEHGSWQGELWNRRKNGEVYPEWLAINAVRNSLGEITHYVAIFSDLTERKAADERIQFLAHFDVLTSLPNRIHMQDRVELAIHNVVRDNQRLALLLLDLDRFKTVNESLGHSAGDTLLQVAADRIKSALAPGEMLARQGGDEFIILLPVISDPGEAALAAERVRDVFANPIELHNHVLTITPSIGISVYPDDGRDYETLVRNADAAMYHAKSSGRNSYKFYTADLNARAREILAIESQLRFALERDEFVLHYQPQVEMESGRIIGAEALIRWNHPSLGLLGPVRFIQVAEERGFIVQIGNWVIAEATRQLVEWRRAGLPELTLAINLSALQFRQPDLALQVKQALESSGLPGHALDIEVTESIIMEDAQATIQTIDNMKNMGLRLSIDDFGTGYSSLSYLKRFKADKLKIDRSFVRDIPQDADDSAIARAIINMAKNLNMQVVAEGVETMEQWQFLEQEGCDFVQGYLIAKPLPADDFAELLHKDSLLPQS; this is encoded by the coding sequence ATGGCTCAACAAGCAGACGATAAATCCACTGCCAGCTCTGGCCTGAATCTGAGGGATGTGTTTCTCATTGCCGTGATACTCGGCTTGTTGATTCCCGCCTCCATCATCAGCTATCTCAGCTTCAATATTCAGAAGGACAACCTCACCACCCAGCTGGAGACGGATCAGCGCCGGCTGCTCGACATCGTCGCGCTGGGCATGCAGGAGCCGTTGTGGAACCTTAGCCGCCAGGCAGGCAACCCGTTGATCGCCTCGGTGATGGAAGATCCGCGCGTGATATCCATCCGCGTCACCGATACCCAGTCTAATCAGGTCTTCCTGTCCGCGGTGCGCAGCGAGCGCCGCATCGGCAGCGTGTCTTATGTGGAAAAGCCGGTGATCTACCGCGGCGAGGCCATCGGCCAGGTGACGATGGAGTTCGACAACGAGAACCTCGCCATCGCGCTCAGCAATCAGGTGAAGAACATCCTGATGATACTGGCGGCGCAACTGGTGTTGTCCATCATGCTGATCATGAGCATCCTGCACTCGCGCTTTCTCAGTCCGATGAAGCTGCTGACCGAACAGGCGCGGCTATTGGCCGAACTGAAGCTGGATTCGCCGTTCGAGTGGTCGCGCCGCGACGAGCTGGGCCGTCTCGGCACTCACCTGGAGTGGACCCGCTCCGAGCTGAAGCGCCTGGTGGACGAGCTCAGGGCCAAGACGCTGGCGCTGGAGGCTGACATCGCCCGCCGCCGCGAGGTGGAAGACGCGCTGCGCCGTTCGGAGAACAAATACCGGGAGTTGTTCTGGTCCAATCTGGACGGCATCGTCATCAGCTCGCTGGACGGCCAGGTGATAGATGCCAACCCGGCCTTCCTCAATCTGATGTGCTACAGCCTGGACCAGCTCAAGCAGCAGAATTTCTGGAGCCTGGTGGCGGAGGAGAGCGAGGGGCTGGAGCGCTTCAATCTGGACAACAAGGTGCTGCGCTTCGGCTATTGCGACGAGTTCGAGGCCACCTATCTCAACCGTTTCGACAATCAGGTGCCGGTCAGCGTCAAGACCGTGGCCATGCGCGACGCCTTCGGCCGCATCAACGCGGTGTGGCGCATGGTGCGCGACATCTCGGAAAAGCGCGCGGCCGAGGAGCGGGTGCAACTGGCGGCCAAGGTGTTCGAGAACACCGTGGAAGGCATCATGATCACCGACGCCGACCGCCGCATCCGCAGCGTCAACCGCGCCTTCACCGAGATCACCGGCTACAGCCAGCACGAGGTGTTGGGACAGAAGACCAGCATCCTCTCGTCCGGCCGCCATGAGCAGCCGTTCTACGACCAGATGTGGCAGGCCATCGCCGAGCACGGCTCCTGGCAGGGCGAGCTGTGGAACCGCCGCAAGAACGGCGAGGTGTATCCGGAATGGCTGGCGATCAACGCGGTGCGCAACAGCCTGGGCGAGATCACCCATTACGTGGCTATTTTCAGCGACCTGACCGAGCGCAAGGCCGCCGACGAGCGCATCCAGTTCCTGGCCCATTTCGATGTGCTCACCAGCCTGCCCAACCGCATCCACATGCAGGACAGGGTGGAGCTGGCCATCCACAACGTGGTGCGCGACAACCAGCGGCTGGCGCTGCTGCTGTTGGACCTGGACCGCTTCAAGACCGTCAACGAATCGCTGGGCCATTCCGCCGGCGACACGCTGCTGCAGGTGGCCGCCGACCGCATCAAGTCGGCGCTGGCGCCGGGCGAGATGCTGGCGCGCCAGGGCGGCGACGAGTTCATCATCCTGTTGCCGGTGATTTCCGACCCAGGCGAGGCGGCGCTGGCGGCCGAGCGCGTGCGCGACGTGTTCGCTAACCCGATCGAACTGCACAACCACGTGCTGACCATCACGCCGTCCATCGGCATCAGCGTCTACCCGGACGACGGCCGCGATTATGAAACCCTGGTGCGCAACGCCGACGCGGCGATGTACCACGCCAAATCGTCCGGCCGCAACAGCTACAAGTTTTACACCGCCGACCTCAACGCCCGCGCCCGTGAGATTCTGGCGATCGAGAGCCAGCTGCGTTTCGCGCTGGAGCGAGACGAGTTCGTGCTGCACTACCAGCCGCAGGTGGAGATGGAGAGCGGCCGCATCATCGGCGCCGAGGCTTTGATCCGCTGGAATCACCCGTCGTTGGGCCTGCTGGGGCCGGTGCGCTTCATCCAGGTGGCGGAAGAGCGCGGCTTCATCGTGCAGATAGGCAATTGGGTGATCGCCGAGGCCACCCGACAACTGGTGGAGTGGCGCCGGGCCGGCCTGCCAGAGCTGACGCTGGCGATCAACCTGTCGGCGCTGCAGTTCCGCCAGCCGGATCTGGCGCTGCAAGTGAAGCAGGCGCTGGAGTCCAGCGGCCTGCCCGGCCACGCGCTGGACATCGAGGTGACGGAGAGCATCATCATGGAAGACGCCCAGGCTACGATCCAGACCATAGACAATATGAAGAACATGGGCCTCAGACTGTCCATCGATGATTTCGGCACCGGTTATTCCAGCCTGTCCTATCTGAAGCGCTTCAAGGCGGACAAGCTGAAGATCGACCGCTCCTTCGTCCGCGACATCCCACAGGACGCCGACGACAGCGCCATCGCCCGCGCCATCATCAATATGGCCAAGAACCTGAACATGCAGGTGGTGGCCGAGGGCGTGGAGACGATGGAGCAATGGCAATTCCTGGAGCAGGAGGGCTGCGACTTCGTCCAGGGCTATCTGATCGCCAAGCCATTGCCGGCGGACGACTTCGCCGAGCTTCTGCACAAGGATAGCCTGCTGCCGCAAAGCTGA